In the genome of Thermodesulfobacteriota bacterium, the window ATCAAAACTTAGTGTTTCTGAACTGTAGGACTTAAAGTCTTTTATTGTAAGGGATTTGAGTATCACGGCAGCTTAGCACTAATTTTTCTTTGAAACAGTATAATAAATATTAGGGTTTTGTTCAATTAAATTGATATTTCTACCGCCTGGGGACTAATTAGTTCTTGACCCCAATTCTGATGGCGGTATTATTTTTTTAGGGTCGAATTATGATAGCACTTAAAATATGCCAGATAGAAAAAAAGGATTCGAACAAGGGTTTTGCCAGGCTGAGCTCTGCTGATATGAGAGAGATCGGGGTAGAAGCTTGGGACCTGGTCGAAATAGGCGGAAAGAGAAAAACCATTGTCAGGGTAATGCCGCTTGATAAGTCTAAAACTAAAAAAGCTATAATCGAGCTTGATGATGTTACAAGACAAAATGCAAGAGTTGAGCTAGATGAGCATGTTTTTGTAAAAAAAATTGACTCTAAATCGGCCACTAAAGTTATCCTAGCACCCAGCAATAATGATATTTTATATAACGGTAATGAGAATAAATACCTTCAGGACAGATTAGACGGATTTCCTATCACTGTTGGAGATAAACTTAGGGTAAACCTTCCTGGCAAAAAAGATGAGCAGTTTCATGTAATAGGCATAATGCCTTCAAACTCTGTGATCATAAGATCTTCCACAAAACTCGACATAAAAAAGAAGCCCAAGGAAAAATTCGACAGCTCAAAGGTAAGTTACGAAGATATAGGCGGAGTAACAGAGCAGCTGAAGAAGATCAGAGAAATTGTTGAACTGCCTCTTAAGTACCCGCAGTTATTCAGCAAGATGGGAATCGACCCTCCAAGGGGAATACTTTTAGTAGGCCCTCCCGGAAGTGGTAAAACACTTCTTGCTAAAGCCGTAGCTCACGAAACAAATGCCAATTTTCAGGTAATAAACGGCCCTGAGATCATGCACAAGTTCTATGGAGAGAGTGAGGCCAGGCTTAGAGACATTTTTGAAATTGCAACTAGAAACCAGCCCTCGATCATTTTTCTAGATGAATTAGATGCTATAGCTCCAAAGAGAGATAAAGTCTCAGGCGATGTGGAGAAAAGAATTGTTGCACAGCTTCTCTCTCTTATGGATGGACTCAAAGATAGGGGAAATATTGTGGTCATTGGAGCTACAAACCTTCCTTCTGCATTGGATCCGGCGCTAAGGCGCCCAGGCAGGTTTGACAGAGAAGTGAGTCTTGATGTGCCTGATAGAAACGGCCGGCTTCAGATTCTTGGAGTGCATTCAAGAGGTATGCCTTTAGATGAAGATTTAGATCTTGAGAGACTAGCTGATCTAACTCATGGTTTTGTTGGGGCAGATATTGAGAACCTATGCAGAGAAGCGGCAATGAAAGCTCTTAGAAGAACCCTTCCAGAGTTTGATGAGGAAGTAATTGAAACAAATGGTAATGCAAGCGTGGAGATAACTCCTATTGCAGTTAACATGGACGACTTTATGGATGCGCTTAAAGAAGTCGAGCCTTCCGCAATTAGAGAAATCTTTGTCGAAATATCAAAAGTAACATGGGATGACATTGGCGGGTTAAAAGAAATAAAAGAAAAATTAGTAGAGGCTGCAATTTGGCCTTTCACGCATAAAGATCTTTTTGAAATCACAGAGGCCAAAGCACCAAAAGGCATATTACTTTGCGGGCCTC includes:
- a CDS encoding CDC48 family AAA ATPase; this translates as MIALKICQIEKKDSNKGFARLSSADMREIGVEAWDLVEIGGKRKTIVRVMPLDKSKTKKAIIELDDVTRQNARVELDEHVFVKKIDSKSATKVILAPSNNDILYNGNENKYLQDRLDGFPITVGDKLRVNLPGKKDEQFHVIGIMPSNSVIIRSSTKLDIKKKPKEKFDSSKVSYEDIGGVTEQLKKIREIVELPLKYPQLFSKMGIDPPRGILLVGPPGSGKTLLAKAVAHETNANFQVINGPEIMHKFYGESEARLRDIFEIATRNQPSIIFLDELDAIAPKRDKVSGDVEKRIVAQLLSLMDGLKDRGNIVVIGATNLPSALDPALRRPGRFDREVSLDVPDRNGRLQILGVHSRGMPLDEDLDLERLADLTHGFVGADIENLCREAAMKALRRTLPEFDEEVIETNGNASVEITPIAVNMDDFMDALKEVEPSAIREIFVEISKVTWDDIGGLKEIKEKLVEAAIWPFTHKDLFEITEAKAPKGILLCGPPGTGKTLVAKALANQSGANFISVKGAELLSKYVGESEHAVRDVFKKAKQVAPCIIFFDEIDALAPCRTDSDSTRVSERVVSQLLTEMDGIEDLREVLILAATNRADIVDPALLRAGRFDIILDFPYPEQSELYEILKIHTRGKPISRDAKLKEIASMAKGFSGADIELLCQRASMVAIREHIKNRKKSLKITATHFKEALAEIKQKISSHQGISLKDLTD